CTCGATGTAGTCGATTCTTTTTGGGGCAGTAAGACCATGGAAAACATTCTTGTGCTTGCGGATGTAATTTCTGAAAACTTCGATCAATAAGTCGTTTTGAAGCTTAACGATAGGTCGTAAAGTCTGATTTTGAAAGCGCTCCTCACTACTCATTTTCTCATGGATGAGCATGCCTGGAATTTCAGGTCTTAGAGCTACTAGGTATTCATCTCGATTTTTCATCACGGCAGTTTTGTCTAAATTACAATTCTGTTTTGTCTATAAGGGTCGTGCTTGAAACGGCTTCTTAACAGGATTGTTAACAGCAAGCCGATTATTAAGGCTATTATCAACAATGAGGTCGACGCATTATATAGTTTTCAACTTAAACTTAGATTTATACTACAGCTAATTGTTAAACTTAATCTAGTTGATTGCCTATTTTTACATCTTAAACACAGAATATGCGCGTACATTTCATCGCGATAGGCGGTAGCGCCATGCATAATCTTGCACTGGCACTTCATCATAAGGGTTATAGAGTAAGCGGCAGCGACGACACCATTTTTGAACCCAGTAAATCGAGACTGGAACGGCAGGGTTTGTTGCCTGAAGAATATGGCTGGTTTCCAGAAAAGTTGACGGAAGATCTAGATGCGGTAATCTTGGGTATGCACGCAAAACCTGATAACCCTGAATTGTTGAAGGCTCAGGAGCTTGGTCTGAAAATCTATTCCTATCCAGAGTACCTTTACGAGCAATCAAAAGAAAAAACCAGAGTCGTCATAGGTGGTTCTCACGGCAAGACCACTATAACCAGTATGGTACTGCACGTTTTACACTATCACGGTCACGAGGTCGACTATATGGTAGGTGCCCAACTGGAAGGCTTTGATACGATGGTTCACTTAACTGATGAAAATGAGTTTATCATCCTCGAGGGAGATGAATATCTTTCCAGTCCTATAGACCGTCGTCCTAAATTCCATTTGTACAAGCCTAATATTGCTCTTATTTCCGGAATTGCTTGGGATCATATTAACGTATTCCCTACCTGGGAAAATTATGTGTATCAGTTTGAAGTTTTCGTAGATAAGATGAAAAATGGGAGTATACTGGTTTATAATGAAGATGATCCCACTGTCAAAGAAATCGCTGAAAATGCCACCCAACCCACGAGAAAACATCCATATACTATACCTGAGCACGAAATCATAGATGGGATAACCTATCTAGAAACACCTGAAGGCTCAATGCCGGTAGAGGTTTTTGGTAAACATAATTTGAGTAATCTTGCTGGTGCAAAGTGGATCTGCCAGCACATGGGAGTAGATGAAGAAGATTTTTATGAGGCCATAGCAAGTTTCAAAGGAGCGTCTAAAAGACTTGAAAAAATAGCTTATGACAGTGACACGGTAATCTTTAAGGATTTTGCCCACTCACCAAGCAAAGTAAAAGCAACAACTGCTGCAGTCAAAAATCAATATCAAAATCGCAAACTCATTGCTTGTCTGGAACTGCACACGTACTCCAGCCTCAATCCTGAATTTTTAAAAGAATATGAAGGCGCATTAAACCAAGCTGATGAAGCTGTCGTTTTTTACAGTCCAGATGCGGTAGCGATAAAAAAGCTAGATCCTGTAAGTGAATCTCAGATAAAAGATGCTTTTCAACATACGGACTTGATCGTTATGACCGATCCTAAAGAATTTAAAAACTGGTTGTTTCAGCAAGGTCTAGAAAACAAAACGGTTTTGCTTATGAGCAGCGGTAACTACGGTGGTCTTGATTTTGATGAGGTCAAAAATTTAATAGCAAAATAAAGTCTCGCAATTTGTCAAAATACAAACACAAACACTCAAAAAAATCGTTTGATAAAGGCGTTCAGGCAAAGAAACATCTAGGTCAGCATTTCCTCAAAGATGAAGGCGTGGCGTTGCGTATCGCAGACTGTTTGAGTTATAAAGGTTATGATCAGGTACTTGAAATAGGTCCCGGTACAGGTGTTTTGACAAAGCACGTTTTGCGCAAAAATATCAAGGTCACTGCGATGGAACTGGATAGTGAGTCTGTCGTTTATTTGAAACACAGTTTCGGGCTAGAGCATCCCAAGATCGTTAGCCCAAAGACTTTTGAGGTGATAGAAGCTGACTTCCTTAAAGAAGATCTTTCTGAAATCTATGGAGATCGAAGTTTTGCGATTATAGGCAACTTCCCCTACAATATTAGTACGCAAATTGTTTTTAAGGCGCTGGAATATAGAGACCAGGTCATTGAATTCGGTGGTATGTTTCAAAAAGAGGTTGCTCAACGCATTTGTGCACCACATGGTTCAAAAACCTATGGAATTCTATCTGTTTTGTCTCAAGCTTACTATGACGCTGAATATTTGTTCACCGTAAAACCTGGAGTGTTTAATCCACCGCCCAAGGTGGATAGTGGAGTGTTACTGCTTTCGCGAAAGCAAGACTACAACAATCTACCCTGCTCTTATCAAACGCTAAGCAGAGTTGTAAAACTAGCCTTTCAACAAAGGCGTAAAACTTTACGTAATTCATTGAAATCGCTTAATCTGCCTGATGGATTGCGGGAAGACAAAATTTTTGATTTAAGACCAGAACAAATTAGTGTTGAAGACTTTATTGGGTTAGCTGCGCGCATAGAGAAACTATCCTGAAGTATCATTCTTGATTTAAATATAATTCCTAGGTCTAAATACTATATTTGTAGCTAAGCCCAGTCGTCATGCAGTTTGCTATATCAGAAGATTTTCTTGACAAAATAATAGGTTTGATTGAGCGCGAGGATCGTGCCGAGCTCACGATTATTTTGCAAGATCTTCACTTTGCTGATATCGCTGAGATCATAGACGAGCTCAATCTTGAACAGGCAGTCTTCTTAGTTAAGTTACTGGATTCTGAAAAAACATCTGAAGCTCTTATGGAGCTGGATGAAGATCAGCGAGACCGTGTACTTAATGCACTCAGTCCTAAAGAAATTGCTGGAGAGTTAGGTGAGATGGATACTGATGATGCCGCAGATATTCTTAATGACCTTCCTGATGACGTTGCACAAGAAGTCATCAACCAGATGGAAGATGAGCAGCACATCGAGGATATCGTGGACTTGTTGCGCTATGATGAGAACAGCGCAGGTGGTCTCATGGCAAAAGAATTGGTTAAAGTCAATGAGAACTGGACAGTCACTGGCTGTGTAAGTGAAATGCGCGCACAAGCTGAAAATGTGACCCGTGTCCATTCCATTTATGTAGTCGATAATGGCAATAAACTAAAAGGGAGGTTGTCGCTCAAAGATTTACTTACCAGTAGCGAGAGTACACCCATTAAAGAAGTTTATATACCTAAAGTAGATAAGGTAAATGTTAATACCACGGGTGAAGAGGTTGCTCGTATCATGCGTAAATACGATCTAGAGGCCATTCCAGTGGTTGATGAACTGGATCGTCTAGTAGGTCGTATAACCATTGATGACATAGTAGATTTCATTACTGAAGAGGCAGAAAAAGATTACCAGCTCGCCTCTGGTATATCACAAGATGTTGAGGCAAATGATAGTATTTGGGATTTGACTAAGGCGCGATTACCCTGGCTCGTTCTTGGACTAGTGGGTGGAATAGGGGCTGCCGCCATCATGGGGAGGTTTGAACACATGATTGCAGAGCATGCCATACTATTTCTGTTTACACCACTTATTGCGGCCATGGCGGGCAATGTAGGTGTACAATCCAGTGCTATTATCGTTCAGGGTATTGCAAATGATGATTTAAAGGGAAGTATAGGGAATCGACTATTGAAAGAGGTGCTGCTAGCCATGCTTAATGGCTTTATCCTAGCGATCTTACTATTTGCCTACACGTTCATTACAGAGGGTGGGATTCTCACCGCTTCAGCCATTTCTGTATCTTTGTTTGCGGTAATTATTGTTGCGGGTCTCATTGGAACTTTTGTACCACTTTTTTTGCATAAGCGTGGAATTGATCCAGCTTTGGCAACGGGACCATTTATAACGACCAGCAATGACATTTTTGGAATTTTGATTTATTTTATGATCGCTAAGACGATTATAGGCATTTAAAGTGTGGATGAATCTTGCGCTTTCGCGAAAGCGGAATTATCTAAGATTACTGAGAGATTAAGATCCCTTTAAAGCTAAAAAGTCTAGTCAACACAAATCAGTATTCATGAATTCCAATATTGTAA
This genomic interval from Nonlabens spongiae contains the following:
- a CDS encoding glyoxalase, with the translated sequence MKNRDEYLVALRPEIPGMLIHEKMSSEERFQNQTLRPIVKLQNDLLIEVFRNYIRKHKNVFHGLTAPKRIDYIENAVNRDQKFRNSLKGIIIGQFTLAEYETYIQNSSALNKRMMNLVRERLISNIQLLERRTVEL
- a CDS encoding UDP-N-acetylmuramate--L-alanine ligase, yielding MRVHFIAIGGSAMHNLALALHHKGYRVSGSDDTIFEPSKSRLERQGLLPEEYGWFPEKLTEDLDAVILGMHAKPDNPELLKAQELGLKIYSYPEYLYEQSKEKTRVVIGGSHGKTTITSMVLHVLHYHGHEVDYMVGAQLEGFDTMVHLTDENEFIILEGDEYLSSPIDRRPKFHLYKPNIALISGIAWDHINVFPTWENYVYQFEVFVDKMKNGSILVYNEDDPTVKEIAENATQPTRKHPYTIPEHEIIDGITYLETPEGSMPVEVFGKHNLSNLAGAKWICQHMGVDEEDFYEAIASFKGASKRLEKIAYDSDTVIFKDFAHSPSKVKATTAAVKNQYQNRKLIACLELHTYSSLNPEFLKEYEGALNQADEAVVFYSPDAVAIKKLDPVSESQIKDAFQHTDLIVMTDPKEFKNWLFQQGLENKTVLLMSSGNYGGLDFDEVKNLIAK
- the rsmA gene encoding 16S rRNA (adenine(1518)-N(6)/adenine(1519)-N(6))-dimethyltransferase RsmA, with protein sequence MSKYKHKHSKKSFDKGVQAKKHLGQHFLKDEGVALRIADCLSYKGYDQVLEIGPGTGVLTKHVLRKNIKVTAMELDSESVVYLKHSFGLEHPKIVSPKTFEVIEADFLKEDLSEIYGDRSFAIIGNFPYNISTQIVFKALEYRDQVIEFGGMFQKEVAQRICAPHGSKTYGILSVLSQAYYDAEYLFTVKPGVFNPPPKVDSGVLLLSRKQDYNNLPCSYQTLSRVVKLAFQQRRKTLRNSLKSLNLPDGLREDKIFDLRPEQISVEDFIGLAARIEKLS
- the mgtE gene encoding magnesium transporter, translating into MQFAISEDFLDKIIGLIEREDRAELTIILQDLHFADIAEIIDELNLEQAVFLVKLLDSEKTSEALMELDEDQRDRVLNALSPKEIAGELGEMDTDDAADILNDLPDDVAQEVINQMEDEQHIEDIVDLLRYDENSAGGLMAKELVKVNENWTVTGCVSEMRAQAENVTRVHSIYVVDNGNKLKGRLSLKDLLTSSESTPIKEVYIPKVDKVNVNTTGEEVARIMRKYDLEAIPVVDELDRLVGRITIDDIVDFITEEAEKDYQLASGISQDVEANDSIWDLTKARLPWLVLGLVGGIGAAAIMGRFEHMIAEHAILFLFTPLIAAMAGNVGVQSSAIIVQGIANDDLKGSIGNRLLKEVLLAMLNGFILAILLFAYTFITEGGILTASAISVSLFAVIIVAGLIGTFVPLFLHKRGIDPALATGPFITTSNDIFGILIYFMIAKTIIGI